A stretch of DNA from Schizosaccharomyces osmophilus chromosome 2, complete sequence:
GTTCCATCATGTATTCAAGACACTGATACCTCTTTGAGAGATTCGTAAAATATTCTCGTTTCATTTCAGCACCTCGTTCTTCTCGCATTGGATATACGCATTGTAAGTCGTTTAAAGCGCATGCTTTGCAAGGATTGCCGCCTTCACAGCGAacttttttcgttttacAATTTAAACAGGCTACTCCGATGCGACGTCTTCGTTCGTTCGGCACGCGTCGACGACGATTAtgctcttcattttttattgccTCAAAGAATGCGGTCGTAGTTTTATGTGAAAAATCATTGTTCATTTTTCCCTTTATAAGCAGTACTTGTATTAACCTTTAGTCTTCAAGAATCATACCAAACGTAATAAAAATGGTATTTAATTCTGGGTTGAAGGATATTGGATTGGTCTTGGTAGAAATTTACCACACCGTGCATTGTAGAAGTACTTCAGTACAGttaaacaataaacaaaaatgaataaaaattgaatttgatTAAAATTTTGATACTTACAATTTTATTGTATTTTAAACCATGGAACTATGATAGAGCTACATGCATTTTTGTAAGAAAATCCAAGTACGAAAACCCTCAGGAAATAGACGtaaaataatgaaaaatgttaaaacttttgaagcgtattcttttgttttgatgaaaaacaaagcaagtTCACCTTTTAGCGTGGTGCTGAATTGGGATTGCTGGCTGATTTTAAGAGCACGCCCTATAAGTTCTCTTCAGCAATAGTTTACGTGTATACAGCTTTGAAAATACTGCTTTatgatttatttataaatcCTAAGTAGTGTGCATAAAGTCCTTATTGTAGTGATATTTCGCGCGGAGTCTCTTTATACTACCAAGTGCCCTTCATCGTTTACTTTGTGTTTTCCTATGAATGATATCTAGTCAACGTACGTGAAataacaagaaaaaaaatgaataacTTTCTATTCAGTTAAATTCACTCTAATAATCAACTACTAATGTAAGATCAGACCGTCTAAGTACGCAACCTGCAATTCGCGCGTACGAAGCGTTTTCCGCTCCTGGTTTTAGCTTTAATTCAAAGCTATTAAACGAAGCTTTCGGTGGCACTGGGTTGAAGCGAGGATTTGTGTCTGAAATATGCGGTGCTCCTGGCATGGGTAAAACGAGCCTTTCTTTAGTTCTCACCGCAAATGCACTGCTTTCAGGAACCAAAGTCCTTTGGATAGAGACGTGTCATCCTATCCCATTGTCCCGTTTGCGATATATGTTGCAAAGTCAAGTCCCATCGTCTCAGGAGGAAGACAATTTTAGTACGTTGGACGAGTACTTGCAACTCTTAGATGTTTATTATGCTCCTTCTTTGGCAAACTTGTTGGtatatttgaaaactttcGATGATGATTTGAAACAAGATGATATCGGTTTAATCATTATCGACAACTTGTCTATGCCTATTCAATTGGCCTTTCCTACGTGCCCAGATGACTATGCATATTTGAGGCAGCGTCGAAGTACCAGCTCACGGAAGACCTCAATGGAATCTTTGGGCAAGGAGAATATGGATTCCGgccttgaaaaagaagttgcTTCCAAAGAACTGATTGATCCCTTCCCCAGTTCCCAAACAAATCTCAACAAACGAAAACGTGTTGTTGGAGATATCAATTCTATGCTAAGTAGAATTTCGGCCGCATACCAAATAGCTATACTTGTCACTACCCAAATGACCTCGAAAGTGGTGTCCGGTATGGGTGCAAAACTTATCCCATTTTTAAGCACTAATTGGCTTGATAAGGTGTCTTCTCGCTTAGTTCTGTATTGTCGGCATCCTATGGAAAATGACAAGTTCGATGGCAATTTTGAATCGAATATCAGTCATCAGTCACTACGTTATGCTTACATGGCAAAACAATTGCCAGGCACCTCTATTGATTCTGAACTTTTATTCTATGTTACAGAGAATGGGTTAATGGATTGTCGGAGCTTACCAATAAACAGCTCGCAACGCAGGAAACGTAGCTTAATGGAGACAGACTTATGATGACTGAATGCCTTCATATGCACTTGTACACTGCTGGTCTTTTCCCCGTAATAATGTGCTAAAATCGCTTATTATAGTAACAGTGacttatattattttttgaaccTCGGACAAAGCACTTGAAATACTCTGGTCATTCTTTACACAGTTGTGATTTCATCATTTTGTAATATCTTCttaagagaaaaaaatcacagattgtcatttttatataattaTGAAAGAAGGGATTTGTAACTAGCTGAAAGATAATGACTTCAGACGAAGTATTAGTCCTCTTAATGCTACTGATCAAGGCACGAAGTGACTCATCGAAGGATGACAGCACATTTTCGAAATGAATACAGTGTTTAAATGATGACGTCTATGAAGCCTTTAAGTAATTAAAATATCCCCAAGGATCTCCTAAAATTCTAACCGGTCATCGTCTGATTTAGTTCCTTATAAGAAGAACTCGCGGTTGTTGACACAAAGATAGTGCTATTAACCAACTGATTTGAATTTACTAATTATGTAAGTAACTCTTATagctttcaaaagataCTTATATTAACTTCGGATTTCCAGTGTGCATTACATTTGAATCAATTAGCGGTTTAGTGATCAATCATTATCAAGATGAACTCCGCCTCTCGTTCTCACACGATTCATACTCTTCGGGGTACACCTGCGTCTCACCAACGACAGGTTCCTCGTTCCACCACAAGAAGAAGTTATAAGGTTCCTCGTGTGGGTACTCAAGTACGCAGCAATCATATTGGTATGTTCACCCCTGAAATGGCCAAGCGCCTAGCTGTTCTTGTTAAAATGGAGAAAGGCCTACTTAGAACTTATGAAGTTCTTGCCGATGAGCGCAAAGCATGCGCGAACCAGTTGTCCTACTGGGGTGAGGATTGTGATGATGATATTAGCGACATCAGTGATAAGATTGGTGTCCTTCTTTACCAAATTGGTGAACAAGAAGACCAAATGATCGATAAGCATGATCAATATCGTATTTCTTTGAAGAGTATTCGTAACATTGAAGCTAATGTTCAACCTGCACgtgaaaggaaagaaaagattttgaattCCATCTATGATCTAAGACAACGTGACTCTGACTCTCCAAAACTTATTTCTTTGGAGCAAGAATTGGTTCGTGAAGAGGCTGCTTGCTTGGTTGCCGAAGCTCAGCTTACCAACATTACTCGTGAAAATTTCAAGCTTGCTATGACTATTAATGTCGGTACTCTTCTCGAGCATTCTGAAAAGATTTCTGTTCTTTGCAGTTACGCTAAGAAGATTTTGGATCTTCTTGATGACACTCCAATTACTCCTGGTGAGCCTCGACCCATCTATGATGGATACGAAATCACCAAAGATTATGTGTTAGAAGCCGAGAGGGAGATTTCGAACTGGCAATCTCCTTTCGTTACTCCTGAACCTTTGACCGACATTGATGGACTTCCAATCCAGAGCCATTACCAGCCAGAATACCAAAGAAACACTATTCGATACGATGGTCCAGAGCAGAAAAGGTATAGTCACATCCAAGCCGCTGATCATGGCCATACTACTGGAACAACTCACAATTACACCGGAAGAGCCTATGACCGTGCGCCGACTGAAGAATTCCAGCCTAATGTCCTTCAAGACACTCAATACGTTGACAATTTTGAGGTTGGCGAAGAAGATGATCTTGATGTTGATTCTCAGACTGGCCAAGAACCAGGTTCTTTTGCTGCTTCTCAGCACCCTCATGCCCTCGCAGCGTAAACTGAATTTGAAGCTTCTGATGGCATTTGAAGAGCATTTGGTGCTTTACGTTTATAACACCAACTCTCTGTTTTGATTAAGAttaaatctttttgtttgatcaTTACATCCTTTATAATCGTCTATCTATTTCATCGGATTCTATGTTTTGATTACGTTTTACGTTAATTTTCCAGTAACTTtgtgtttctttctttatttattagtTGGTATCGACGATTCaagaatcttttttgtttttattttaataatGGCGAATAGTAATAATATTTCTAATGTTGGAAGTGTGGGCAGCTATTGAAATTAATTATCCAGCATAGTGAAACAGATGCTATGCTGCTTTCTGTGAATAAAATTACATATTACAAAATaatattcaaaagtatAACTCATATTCCTAACCTTTGTGGATAGTCGTTCTTGAACTTCATAATCCTGTTCCTTCAATTGCAAACTTGTAgacaaaaagcaatcaagCTGATAGCGGCTTTTCATCAATAAATGGTACCTTGAACGCCATCCATTCCCGACCAATTTCAACAATTGACATACAAACTAATGAATcaggaattttttttatggtAGTACTTTGTCTGCATGAGTAATTTTGCTTAATAGCActtgtttactttgttAATATTCAAGTTACATTGTGACCCGCCTGAACATTTGTCTCTTCATCTCTTCAGAAAATCGTTTGATGAGTTCTCTCTATAAAAGTATTGATTATTCataatttgttttaaggaaacaaaactaGTAAGTATTAATATAGGAGTTTCTCATTTGAGCTGGATGAGCTAGAGAAACATGAATCAGGATGTACGATTTCTTCCAGAGGCAATATATGTTagttctttaaaaaaaacccGGTGTCTTCGCATTGACAGATCAAATGGCTCCCTTGATTTAAATCAAATTGAGGAATTGCTTGAAATACCACCTCAGTTCAGCAACGTTCAGCTGTATGGGATCATTCGTCTTAAGTTGTTTAAATACATAATATTAATTACCAAATGTGAACATAATACTACATTCTTGGGGAACAACATCTTCCGTGCAAAAAGTTTTGCTATCCTTCCAATTGCGAAGACAATCTCAACTCCTTTAGAGCCACAAATGGTacaagatgaagaagagcgGTACTATTTATATCTTCTAAAGCGACATCTTTACCATGGACAGATCCTGTTTAGTCCTTCAATGGATTTGACCAACTCTTTACAGCGTTCTCATAACGTTTCTTTAGGTTCTCATAAAAGGTTTACATCAAACTTTCgctttttttggaataagTACACGAACGAAGAGTTGCTGTCTTTGGCAATGAACAATCCCCAGTATTTGGGGTACGTCCAGCCCATGATTCAGGGAAACATATCTTCTACCAATTTGTTTGTCAAAACACATCATGTTCAGCTGCATATCATTACTCGGCACGCAACAGATCATTCTGGAACAAGATACTTTTCTAGAGGAGTTGAcgaaaatggaaaagttGCAAACTTTAATGAGACAGAACAGGTTTTGTTGATTGATTCTACTCTGATGCCCGAAGAACGAATCCTTCTTTCGTATACTCAAATTAGAGGAAGCATACCAATGTTTTGGGCCGAAATTAATGACTTAAGATACTTACCTCGGCTGGTGGTACAACCTACTACATATAGTGAGGCAGCTTTTGAACGGCATTTCGAAGATTTAGCTTCCGATTACCAAAATGAGATCGTTGTAGTCAGTTTGTTAGATCATAAAGGTCGTGAAGGGGTACTACAGAagaattttaaaaagattTGCACCGAATCTCCCAAGCCAGTAAAATATTGTGAGTTCGATTATCATTCTCAGGGAAGTTGCAACATTCCTCATTTATTTGCTAAGTTGCAAGACGTTCTGTTAAAAGGAAGCTTTTACTCCGAGTATGGTTCTCGTGTTGTTTCCGAGCAGCAAAACCTGATACGCACAAATTGCATGGATTGCTTGGACCGTACAAACGTCGTGCAAGCAGAAACAGCGCTTTTAATCCTGAATCTgcaattacaaaaagtagGAATCTTAAGCAATTCTGAGACGATTGAAGATTTTCGGGAATTTGTTCAAGGGTTTCGAAATGTATGGGCCAACACAGGAGACTACGTTAGCCATTTGTACACGTGCACCCCGGCATTAAAAGGAGATGTAACTCGTACTGGGAAAAGAACGATGAAAGGTATGTATGAAGACTTCATTAATTGTTTAAAGCGATATATGTACAACAACTTCTGCGATGGTGCTCTTCAAGATAGCTTTGATCTGGGTCTGGGTGCCTTTCGACCGATTTCTTCAGTTTCTTCCTCTCTGATGTTTCATCGAATATCGTGGGCCCATTGTATTCCACCTGCTTTTTCCGCCGTATCTATCCTGTGGTTGCTTTTGCAAGGATTCATGGGTACTGGTTCTTTGCTATTTGAGTTGTCCTTGGGCACGTCaggttttctttctttactcTATGTAATACTTCATAGAAAAAGCTACATAAATTGGCCACGGTTATTACCTCCAAAATACGCTAGTACGGGATGGTTTTCGATTCGTCACTTGGTGAGATCTTGGTttacaaaagtttttcgttttcttcgGTTTGGTtctttcaagaaaaaggttTAGGTTGATGATGGTCAATTGTTTACGACTTGTTTAGGCATTCTAAAATTctgagaaaaaaaactcgAAGTGCGTATTTTAGAGATCTCGTAAACCTACGAAGCCCTCCTATTTTCACACAATATTAAGCATAAATGAAGCATCACATCTTCCCCCTTTTATATTTCGGAATGCATTGACGGATGTTCAAATGAATACAActaatgaatgaaaaactATTTGTTTACGCTTTCGTTTCTTCTATGATCTTAATTTAGCGTAACCAAGTTATCTACTGGTTTATGAAATCGCATAAAAAGTTGAATATAAAATTGTAACAAAAGTTTCGTTTCAAGTATAACAAATTATATACAGTTTCCAAATAGCATTGGGATAGTATCTTATTATTCCTATTGCATCCagtaaaccaaaaaaaaaaaaaaaaaaaaaaaaatctataaTGCGCATGATTGCTGAATTCTATACCTCGACTATTACAGACACGATTTTCGAAAGAATAACTActttatttcattcttaTTTCCTAGAAAACATAGTAGTTTACTTACTTACTTGTAGGTATCAAGTTACCTTTTTAACTTTCATTGCGTTGTGTAATTTTAAGTTTGTGTCATGTGAAGCTAACACAGTATTCgatgaatttgtttacgtGTCTGTACCGTTGTACATAGCTTTTGCATATATCAAGCTATTTGGGAAAACCGAAAACATTAGGTTAAATTCggtgtttttttttcttattttcgCCTTAGGAAAATATAGAAACAGGATTGCTTGTATTCTGGATCAAAAGTATACCGGTACCGAGAGGCTGAGCGGACATACATATTGTACAGATTCCATGACCTCTATGGTTTCGACTTTGTAGACCTTTTTACTAAAGAATTTCATGAAGGGAATTTGATCctaaattcttttgttgagaGTAGGAAACATAAAGAACGTTTATTGCGAATATTAAGTTACGTGGTTGAGTTTAGAGTTATTTTGTATAATCATGGAACATATTGAAGGCTATATAGGATTATGTGTTTGCTTCCTTGGCTTACCGGCTTCAGGAAAAACGTTTTCTGCTGGTAAACTTTCACGCTATTTCAGTTGGATGTCTGTGAAGACGGAGGTTTACAGTTCGGAAAAGTATTTAGAAACTGAGTACGAGAGCTCGGACTTAGTCCCTCCAAGACATACGCTAAATCAAGTggatttaatttttaatgatttggaaacattttACAAGGAGGATGGACATGTGACGATTCTGGACTTTAATGAATGCCATAAGGAGCTTCGCCAAAACATTGTCAATGCTGCTGAAAAGCGGAAGATTTTGGTTATGTTTGTTGAAATAGTATGTACAGACCACAAGTTTATAGAGGAGAATATCACCGATATTTGCACGAATTCCCCTTCCTACAAACATATACCTCTCGAAtctgcaaagaaaaagctacGGGAAGTAATCAAATCTTACCGACAGGATTACGCTCCTCTTACGGAAGCAGAAGATTGTACATTTGTCAGAATCATTGACTTTGGCAATGAAGTTATAATTCACAACATTGAGAATTACTGGCAGTCAAGgattgtttattatttatctAATCTTCGTACCAAACGTCGAAGCATTTGGTTGAGTAGACATGGCGAGAGTGAATTCAACGTTCAAGGTCGAATAGGCGGTAATTCGGGGCTAAGCTCCCAGGGTGAGAAGTACGCTTCTTTACTTCCCGAGTACGTTTCCAAGTTTGTTGTTGGGTCAAAGGGTTTAACTGTATGGACGTCTTCCATGAAGCGCACAATTCAAACCGCCAGCCATCTGGACTACCAAAAGCTGGAATGGAAGGCTTTGGATGAGCTAGATGCTGGTATTTTTGATGGCTTTACCTACGACTATATTGAAGAGAAGTACCCTCATGAAGCTCAAAAGCGAAGTTACGACAAGTTTCACTACCGCTATCGTGGTGGAGAGTCTTATATGGATGTCGTTCGAAGGCTGGAACCGATCATTATGGAATTAGAGCGACAAGGAGACGTTTTCATCATTTGTCATCAAGCTATCCTTCGTTGCATTTATGGTTATTATCACAATTTctctttggaagaattaccttttttgaACGTTCCCTTACACACGATCCTGAAGCTTACGCCCACTACATTTGAgactttggaagaaagatTATCTATACCAGTCTCCGCTGTTTCCACACAACgtggaaaataaaatctccgttttatttcttcacCTTTTACAATCTTTCGTTGCtaactttttactttctatTGTACAAGATTGGTGTGCTAAGTAATAAATACTCCATTCAAGTAAATTAGCGTTATAGAATCTTGTACGTTTATGATGCGGTTACATGGTCAGTCTTAATAATTAGATGAATTTGTTATTCTCGTATCCTTTGGAAATCAATGAGTATTGAAACCATAATTGAAGGCCAGCTAGAGTTTTCCAATAAACATTATAAATTAATAAGCTATACATAATTTGCAGGTAAGTCAGGAAACGGATGACTCAAGCACCAAATAAACATAAAGtttttttgacaaaatCAATGGAGTAAAATTAGAATCTTTATTAGCAGACGTTGGAAACCTTCGTCTGTAGGATTAAGCCAACAATAAGGCCGTACAGCCCCAAAACCTCTGcgaaaattaaaattaaaaccATGCTTACGAAGATTCGGTCCTGTCTCATAAAACTCTGCACACCTTTGTCACCAACAATACCAATGGCATAGCCGGCAGCAACTCCAGTAAGACCGACGGACAACCCGGCTGAGAGGTGAATAAATCCACTAAAATAGTGTTAGATATCGGGTATGAAGCAGCAGCTTGTGTAAACCACCTAAACTTGGATTGCAGCACCATAGTACCTCATAGGTTACAATTGAAGGTTTGGTTGCACATGCTTATCCTTTTATACTAACCTAAAGAGAGAATAGTCGCTGTCGGGGGACATATCACCAGCAATCAAGACAGACATTACTAAACCATATACCTACCAAGGCGAAATTAGACTAGAACAATAACAAAGGAAATGGGTGAACATACACCGATAATACCACTCATTACAACGGGAATTAAAGACTAGAAACATTCAAAAGGTTAGCATACTCATCATCGTTCGACTACAATAGTGCTCACCTTCATAACAATTTCAGGTCGAAACGCTCCTACAGCTGCAATTCCTCTACCGGCTAAAGCCGTGCCGTAGCCTGCTCCTAGGCAAGAAAAAACCATTGACGCACAAACACCTAGCAATGAGTGTAATTCCAAGAAACCATACCTgcaaagccaaaaaaagaagagtatATAGGACTAATGTTAGAGAAAGTATCAAACAATTGCTTACCATAATTCGCTAGCCATTTTGACTGAATATAAGTTTTGTTATGAATGTAGTTCCAGTGCTTATTGAAGATGCCAAAGAGCTAGTCCCCTTTACAGAACTCTTGCGTTATGTATTATAATATATAACAATCAAGGTATTAGTGGCATCTTAAAAGATAGCGAGAATGAAAGGGCTACGGTAGTAAACAATTGTTAAACTATTTCTGATGTTTTAACAGATGGATGGAAATCTCATGGCTGTATGAAATACtcaaatcaaaagaattattaCCAACAACAATCTATCTTTACAACACTTCACTTAAATGACTCAAGTATCACAAATATTAAATAATATTAGAGGAGAATAGTCTCCTACGATTCTAATCCAGCTAGGTCATCATCATTAgacaaaaaacaataaataaaggaaaggaatGATTAAAGGTaaccaaagaaacaaaattttaGTCTGCGTTcattcatgaaaaaaaaaggccGCTGCAGTATGCAAAACAATGGCTGGTAAAATTTTGGTgggaagaaggaagagcAAATAGTTTTATACTATTTTGGGAGGCATGTTGACCACGttattcataaaaaagttgTAAATGTAATGACCATGGTACAGTAATCTTTCATAGTCCGGACGCAAAAATCTGTAACAAGAAAGGCTCTCATACCTTTGAAGCAAAGTGGTAAAGTCATCCATCCTCATTGAACACAACATGTCATCAACAGTATAATatttcttgatttttcgTAGCAATTGGTACAAAGCTTGAACTTCAGACTTATCCAAAAACGGAATTCTTTCTACATCTCTGTGTCGCATATTTCGAAGCACCCGCATTTCTGCTGCTACcataaaagaattttctgGTAAAGGTTCGTATTTATCAAAGTCAATATCATCAGGTTTCTGGCTATTCATGGCCGCGTGCTCGTTCGCATAAAACAGTTCACTACAAGATAATTTCAGCCAGTAAGGAAATAAACgacttttttcatcaaccATAGGTAGGCTTGATAAATACAAGTCTCTTCTCCACTGATCCAGCATATGGTACTGCGCAGGTGTCAATGTTTTCCCCGATTTGCTATGGTTTAAAAACAACCGGTCTGGGTAAAACGTTCGCAATAACTCGTACTCAAACTTTGTTACATTTGTAGTTGGTTCTAGTATGcgaaaagaaaccattCGCTTTAGTAAATTCTGTTCTTTCCATTCGTCCGCTGAATAAAAGACAGACTTTTTTAATACCTCTGTCTGGTGCTCAGTAGCGCGTGAATGCGTCCCACACATTTCGTAAATATATTCTGCAGAATGATTCAATGAGAGCCCATTGTGATAATGCTCTAAAGAATTCTCATGCTCTTCAATTTCCTCCTCGGACGGTAATGCAATAGGATTGAGTCCCAAATGAACTAATATATTGTTGCGAGTATTAGCATAATCTAGAACGGCACCATAAAATACTCTTCCTAGTCCATCGGAAACGACTTCGTATATAGACCCATGTCTCTTTAAAGTTTTGGacataaatattttatgaTTTGCGTATTTGCTGTAGTAGACATTACGCTTTTCTAAGCGTTCACCACGTCTAGGTAATGGAGCAGAGTGATCTCCTTCCATATGTCTCTGACGAAAGGCATCTTCAAATACTTCATCAGGAGAAAACCGAAAgtcttttctcttttcgtTACACAGGTTTTGAAACTGGTGTAAGTAAAATTGCATTCCGTCTTCTCCATTCAGCAAGCCAGGTTCATCAAGGGAAATTAGTTCCGCGATAGTAATTAGCTCATGAGATTCAAACAACTCCTTTGTCGGCTTATTTGCTAGGATGTTATAAAAAACTGGCTGTTTAATAACTTTGGAAGGCTTCTTTTCGGCATGTGTAAGTTTGTACCGGGAAGACTTGGCTACTTCATCCAAGTACTTAAAACATATTTTCGGCGTAACAAACGatgttatttttaaattaacATACCACCAATCGTCCAATTCATCTTGAGGTAGAATATCCAAAATGGATACTGTCTTCAAGCCAGACTCTTGCTTATAAGCAGCGTAGTAGAGAGCTGCGTATAGAAAGTCATAATCTCCCTTCGGAATATACTTCTTAATTAGATACTGATTCCTTAAATCTCGATTGGATTTTACCTCTGCTTTCGAAATTGAAGCGGCAGCTGTCATACTCTGGAAAGACTCTCTAAACAGATCGGGAATATTGACTTGTTTTGTGGAATCAGACTTTACACGGCGGTCGTTTCCGTGGATAATGCTGAACATAAAAGAATTCGAGATACACCTTCGATCATATTGATTCAACTTTTTCTCAACTTCAGGGTCTCCAAAGTTTCCCAACCATAAGACGTTATGAGGCATGCTCCTCATGGATTCTAGCTTCtctaaagatttttttcctttctccATCATTGTTTCGTAGTACCTTAGACGCCATTCTATATAAAGAGCAATAATGGCTTTTGCATTATGAAACTGTAatgcaacaaaaaaatcttttggGTCAACTTCtgtacaatttttttcgaTATTTTGAAGGTGCTCTTTGTTGACTCGATATTCATTCGGCTTAAATCTGCGAGATTGGTGGTGTCCCAGAAAAGGGGAAAAGCTTGAGGAAGACTTTAATTTCGAGTAGTTGTTACGTGATACTACATCTTCAGGCATGGTTTGTAAGGGAATGCCAAATTCATCGAAGCAATCCGAATAGTCACTAAGGTTGTCGACAACACTAGAAGGATCGACATCATCCAAGAAAGTGCATATCTTTGTCTTCTcagaaaaagcttttctaTGTTCGGTGTCTACTTCTTTGGTCAAAGGCTCTTCAGAACATGCTGATAGCAGAGACTCATTTGATGACAGTGGACTCAGATCATCTGTGAGAGGGCTTGGGGAGTTTTCGTTTggtatttttctttctgtttgGAAGTTTGTAATAAGAAAGGatcgttcattttcatctGCATAGGAGTAACTTGAATTGTAACCAGCTGACATAGGAAATAACTTATCGATATCATCCAGTTCGGtttcatattttgaagaGTCTTTCATAGAAGGACACTCACGGTTACGATTCAGGTTTGAGCTTGGATATGTAAGCTTTCTGGAAGCAGGTTTACACGTAAGcttattttcattaatatCTTTCTTGTGGGGATCGTTTGAACAATAAGCGCGTTTTGGCTTTTGTAGCAAAGAATGGGCAGGACGAGgaagtttttgatttggtTTGATTCTAAACCTTGAAAAATCATTGTCTGATGGGGACGAAGAG
This window harbors:
- the rad55 gene encoding DNA recombination mediator, RecA family ATPase Rad55/Rhp55 produces the protein MISSQHRLSTQPAIRAYEAFSAPGFSFNSKLLNEAFGGTGLKRGFVSEICGAPGMGKTSLSLVLTANALLSGTKVLWIETCHPIPLSRLRYMLQSQVPSSQEEDNFSTLDEYLQLLDVYYAPSLANLLVYLKTFDDDLKQDDIGLIIIDNLSMPIQLAFPTCPDDYAYLRQRRSTSSRKTSMESLGKENMDSGLEKEVASKELIDPFPSSQTNLNKRKRVVGDINSMLSRISAAYQIAILVTTQMTSKVVSGMGAKLIPFLSTNWLDKVSSRLVLYCRHPMENDKFDGNFESNISHQSLRYAYMAKQLPGTSIDSELLFYVTENGLMDCRSLPINSSQRRKRSLMETDL
- the pil2 gene encoding meiotic eisosome BAR domain protein Pil2 — translated: MNSASRSHTIHTLRGTPASHQRQVPRSTTRRSYKVPRVGTQVRSNHIGMFTPEMAKRLAVLVKMEKGLLRTYEVLADERKACANQLSYWGEDCDDDISDISDKIGVLLYQIGEQEDQMIDKHDQYRISLKSIRNIEANVQPARERKEKILNSIYDLRQRDSDSPKLISLEQELVREEAACLVAEAQLTNITRENFKLAMTINVGTLLEHSEKISVLCSYAKKILDLLDDTPITPGEPRPIYDGYEITKDYVLEAEREISNWQSPFVTPEPLTDIDGLPIQSHYQPEYQRNTIRYDGPEQKRYSHIQAADHGHTTGTTHNYTGRAYDRAPTEEFQPNVLQDTQYVDNFEVGEEDDLDVDSQTGQEPGSFAASQHPHALAA
- the sac12 gene encoding inositol polyphosphate phosphatase; protein product: MNQDVRFLPEAIYVSSLKKTRCLRIDRSNGSLDLNQIEELLEIPPQFSNVQLYGIIRLKLFKYIILITKCEHNTTFLGNNIFRAKSFAILPIAKTISTPLEPQMVQDEEERYYLYLLKRHLYHGQILFSPSMDLTNSLQRSHNVSLGSHKRFTSNFRFFWNKYTNEELLSLAMNNPQYLGYVQPMIQGNISSTNLFVKTHHVQLHIITRHATDHSGTRYFSRGVDENGKVANFNETEQVLLIDSTLMPEERILLSYTQIRGSIPMFWAEINDLRYLPRLVVQPTTYSEAAFERHFEDLASDYQNEIVVVSLLDHKGREGVLQKNFKKICTESPKPVKYCEFDYHSQGSCNIPHLFAKLQDVLLKGSFYSEYGSRVVSEQQNLIRTNCMDCLDRTNVVQAETALLILNLQLQKVGILSNSETIEDFREFVQGFRNVWANTGDYVSHLYTCTPALKGDVTRTGKRTMKGMYEDFINCLKRYMYNNFCDGALQDSFDLGLGAFRPISSVSSSLMFHRISWAHCIPPAFSAVSILWLLLQGFMGTGSLLFELSLGTSGFLSLLYVILHRKSYINWPRLLPPKYASTGWFSIRHLVRSWFTKVFRFLRFGSFKKKV
- a CDS encoding fructose-2, which gives rise to MEHIEGYIGLCVCFLGLPASGKTFSAGKLSRYFSWMSVKTEVYSSEKYLETEYESSDLVPPRHTLNQVDLIFNDLETFYKEDGHVTILDFNECHKELRQNIVNAAEKRKILVMFVEIVCTDHKFIEENITDICTNSPSYKHIPLESAKKKLREVIKSYRQDYAPLTEAEDCTFVRIIDFGNEVIIHNIENYWQSRIVYYLSNLRTKRRSIWLSRHGESEFNVQGRIGGNSGLSSQGEKYASLLPEYVSKFVVGSKGLTVWTSSMKRTIQTASHLDYQKLEWKALDELDAGIFDGFTYDYIEEKYPHEAQKRSYDKFHYRYRGGESYMDVVRRLEPIIMELERQGDVFIICHQAILRCIYGYYHNFSLEELPFLNVPLHTILKLTPTTFETLEERLSIPVSAVSTQRGK
- the vma11 gene encoding V-type ATPase V0 subunit c' (proteolipid subunit), translated to MASELCPIYSSFFGFAGVCASMVFSCLGAGYGTALAGRGIAAVGAFRPEIVMKSLIPVVMSGIIGVYGLVMSVLIAGDMSPDSDYSLFSGFIHLSAGLSVGLTGVAAGYAIGIVGDKGVQSFMRQDRIFVSMVLILIFAEVLGLYGLIVGLILQTKVSNVC